The sequence TTATTATTAGAATTTAGAAACAAAAACAATATTACTATAAGGGGTCGTTTTGTTCAAAACTAGGTTACCCTGGGATTATAACCAGGATAAAATCCTATGATCGTAGAATTTTTCCCGTGATCATGGAATTTATCCCGGTTTTAGGTAATACCTCTACCACGTATACGAAGATTTAGTCACCAGCAAATGCTGCTTGAGAAATCGATTGAGTTTAGTCATTCATCATAATATATGTAATTGTCTTGTTGCATTATTCTTATAAACTTTATCAAACGACTCCTTAGTGTTCTGTAAGGACAGGAGCCATCTTGCATGTACTTGCTTACCTTCTGACAACTTTGCTAAATCCCTTAGGACAATTGTGAATTGACACATTAGTGACCACTCTTGAAATTGACACATTAAAGTTAGCCGTCCCCTTATTTTATGAATACTCATCATATGCAGAATTAGTAGTCTGTGTTGAGTTGCAAATACAAAAATTGCAACAGTGCCGGTTTGATAGTTATTCCGGAAATTATGAATAACAACTTGGCGCATTCTTTGAATAAAAGATATTTTGTAGAACGTTTAGAAGCTCTCTATACATTTGGAGCTTTCCTAAAAAGACCATTCAAGTTTCTGAAGGGAACCTCTCCCCATTTTCAGCTAAGTTCTTAAAGCTTTAAGTTAAATCAGAACAATGTTTTTGCTATAAGATTTCAAGAATAATGTGAATGCCATACTGTGGGCATAAGGAAAAAAAACTGAATGATAGGAAAAGATCAAACCAAAAGCATATCTTTGGTTAAAAAAACACTTAAGAAGCTGCGATGAGTTTAAAACCTCAAATATGAATTATGATTTATTCTAGAAGACAAAAACATCACAATTATCCAAATTCCATCTGAATGCCTGGAACAAAACAAAATTATATTGTACCTGAATGTCAGGTTTCTTATTTGGCACATAGACATATAATCTTGATACAGATATCACATACAAAAGACACAAGCCGTCTTGCAAAGAAATAAATAAGGCATTCTAGTATTTCTTGATGGAAAACGTATACAATATGGAGTGGACGTAGGACTTTCCAGGAGTCACAATTGTCGATGGGAAATTTGGGTGATTCACAGCATCCGGGAACCCTTGAGTCTCTAAACACAAGGCTGAATGAGGTTGATACACATATCCACCTTTTCCCTTCGTATTAATGACGAAGTTTGCAGTGTAGAATTGCACACCAGGTGCAGTCGCTTTTATGTCCATCACCCTTCCTGACTTCTTATCATAAACTATTGCCACAGGCTTCATTTTTTCAGTGCTGTCGAGTGCATAGTTGATGTCATATCCATTTTGGATTTCACCGATCCTGCTCCCCACCTTACTGGGTTTCAAGAAGTCATAGGGCGTGTGCTTGACAGGTGAAATTGCACCTGTGGGAATATGTTGTTTATCTAACGGCGTGATGTGTGATCCAAAGATTTGAACAACCTGGGACAAGACATCGCCACTGTTGTGACCACCAATATTCCAGTAAGGGTGGTGAGACAGGTTAATTGGAGTGGCCTTGTTCAAAGCCTTTGCCTTAAATACTACGCTAAGTTTGTAATGATCTTTCAATGCATAGGTAACAGAAACAAGAACATCACCCGGAAAACCTACATAAGAAAGCAATTGAGTGTATTTCAATTCATAGCGACTTTCAAAAACTAAATTTATTGTCTTGTGTAGAAATGAAGAATATGTTACATTTATCAAGATTCACCTTCTTCACCATCAGCACTGTGGTAGGTTAGAGTTATGTAAGGACTGGGACCATCTTGCACGTACTTGCTTACCTTCCAAACAACTTTGCTGAATCCTTTAAGACCACCTATATTATAGATGTTTCAATAACATCGGAGACAGACATAGgaaatttgggtaaaattggaagaggaaacaaaaaaaaaaaaaaagaaatgtagTGAGTGTACCATGTAGCATGTTTACTCCTTCATTCGCAACAAGGTTATAATGGGTTCCATTCAAAGTAAATTGAGCACCACCAATCCGGTTAGCAACCCTTCCAAGGGCGGCTCCGAAATAGCTTGTACCATTCTGCACCAAATTACTTTCGTAAGTGATCAGGAATGGTGCCAAATTTCCTTCAATGTACTTCACATTAATGCAAAATATGAGAGATTTAGCTGAGATATTGTAGGCTAGGGACACGATCTATATTAGGAAAGAACTACAATTAGACAGCGTCAAATGACTGTGGATTTTGATATGGCACATTTCAAGGCAGGGGCGGCTAAAGAAATCTCCATAAGAGGCTTTAGACTTATTTAGACATCGATGAGACAAAGGACTTGCTTTCTAAGCTACGTATCACTCAAATAGTGATATGACTGTATGCAAAATTCATGTAATGAAATAGAAGGCGATCAGAAAGGGAAAGAATAGATCCCtccctttctcttttttcttaaataGAGTATGAAGTAAAAAGCTTTTAGGAAAGAGCAGATTGGAAATAGATGCATCCAAATACAATGATCAAATTAAAGTGAACTAACCTTGTATTCTTTGATGGTATCATATCCAAGAACAACATCACCTATTTTTCCTGAAAGGATCAGACAAGATCAAACTGGTTACTTCAAGAAAACAGATTTAGAACATGAATAGGTTTTCTGAAAGATGGAATCTTCTTGTTGACCAACCGGCACCCTACTGTCCCACTAATACAGATTCTCCATCCCCAGGACTCAAACCTGACCATACAACAGACTCATTTGGTGGTGCAAATATGGGATTGATTAAGGTAAAAAAAACAGACTTACCATTCTTATCAGGAAGAAGAACAGAAATGATTGTGGCACCATAATTAGTGACCTTAACGGAGAAATCTCCTTTCTTGATCTCATAAATTCCTATCTTGCGCCCTGTTACACTACTGGCAGCCAACAAATGAAGGATGAAGAACAAGCAAATCAACAGACTAAACTTGGAAGACATTGTCAACTCAAGTGGTTTAAGAGTATCTTAGTTACAGCTTATTCAGCCTTGAATATATACACTCCTCCAATTCATCTGGCATTATTATGGGATTAGATTATTATCTGCATGTGAACAAAAGGGAACTTGCCTGGCAAATAATCTGCCTAGAAATGTGATAAATCCATAGAAGATCTAAAGATATGAGCGTCCAGCCTTGAGATTGACAAAGTCAACTGTCTAAGTTAGCCGCCTCACATTTGTTTAGAGTATAGTTAATTGTACAGGTAGCTGTCTGTGTTGACTTGTGAATACAAAATTGGTACCCACGCTGGCCTGATTCTTATTCTGGTACTAATCGAAACTTGTCCCATTATTTAGCATACATGATCCACCATATATTGACGTCTAGTTTCAAATGGTATCCTTCAAGTCATTGCCAAGCTGAATCAGGTTCTGGAAGTAGATTCTGAACCTGTCCAGGATAAACTCGAAGATTAGTCAGTTGTGCTTGTACCTTTCTAATTCATTCATTTTGGAAGGTAAGTAATAGCATTGTGACTGCGCTATTTCATTCTTCGTTAATATGGTTTTAATAGATTTTATTAACTGGACTCATTAATTGTACTGTTCAATAATAATGTTTAAGAAtggcacaatacataaacatgccctttatGGACTCAGATCAACCTCCatctttgggtgtgcacaagtaggcatttaaacttgtataaagttgggCAAGTAGACACATATGTTCTATGTGACGTCCTACATGGCCAATTCTTGTCCTGCATGGCGTCCTCTGTGTTTATAATACATCGGACGTGTGTGTCTACTTAtccaactttatacaagtttaagtgtatACTTGTGCACACACAAAGTTAGAGATCATAAATGTGATCTGAGGCCAAATTAAaaggcatgtttatgtattatgcctttaagAATAGGATGGAATTAATATCAAAAGCACATCTTTGGTTAAAAAACTTATACAAAAGTGCGTACTATTATAATCAAGGAGTAATTAACGAGACTTCAAATCTCATCGCAGACAATTAACTTGTTACAGAGTTACAAAGTTTGATTCcagaaaaacaaatagaaaacaAAACTATCCTTTATTGAGTTTAAATGTCGGGTGTTAAATTAGTCACAAAGAACATAAAACCTTGACAGAAATGTCAATTCATGTAGAAGATATAAAAGACACAAGCCATGGtgaaacaaataaacataaacacTCCCACTATTTTTTGATGGAGAACGTATACAACACTGAGTGCACGTATCTCTCTCCTGGATTCACAATTGACGAGGGGAAATTTGGGTGATTCACAGCGTCAGGGAACACTAGAGTTTCCAAAGACAATGCCGCATGAGGCTGATACATGAATCCACCTTTCCCTTTCATACTTCTATCCCAATTTGAAGTGTAGAATTGGACACCAGGTGCAGATGCCTTTACATCCATCACTCTTCCAGACTTCTTATCATAAACTATCCCCACAGGTTTCATTTTTGCAGTGCTGTCAAGCGCATAGTTGATGTCATATCCATTTTGGAGTTTGTTGATCCTGCTCCCCACTTTATGGGGTTTCAGGAAATCATAGGGTGTGTTCTTGACGGGAGCAATTTTCCCTGTGGGAATGAGTTCTTTATCAACTAGGGTGATGTGAGATCCAAAGATTTGAAGAACGTTGGACAAGATATCGCCGCTGTCATGTCCACCAATGTTCCAGTAAGGGTGGTGAGATAGGTTAATTGGAGTGGCCTTGTTCAGAGCTTTTGCCTTAAATACCACACTAAGTTTGTAAGGATCTTTCAACGCAAAGGTAACAGAGGCAAGAACAGCACCAGGAAATCCTACATAAGAAAGCAATGGAGTTTATTCAATTCATTAGCGTTCTTCAAAAAGaaattactccctccattctaTTTTACTGTGATGCGATTTCCTCATTAGTTCGTTCAGAAAAGAATGAACGATTTCTATGTATGGAAATAATTTAACTTAGATTTTCCGTTTTATCTTTAATGACATGCTTTTATAGCCACGAATCTCTTGACATGTTTAAATACCACGAGTTCCAAATGTCTTGAATTTCGTGTTTAATCAAACTACGGCACGTAAATTGAAATGAAGAATGTAATTTATATCCTATATGGAACAGCAAGACTTTACCTTCTTCACCGTCAGCACTGAAGTAGGTTAGAGTTATGCAAGGACGGGGACCATCTTGCACGAACTTTTTCACCTTCCAGACAACTTTGCTAAATCCTTTAAGGCCACCTATATTTTCGAAGTTTTATTACATCAGAAACAGAACGGAAATTTGGTATGGAGTCAAAAGTGTAAGAGAAACCAGAGGTAAAAGGAAATGTAGTGAGAGTACCATGCAACATGTTTTTGCCTTCATTGGGAACAAGCTTATAATGGGTTCCATTAAGAGTAAATTGCGCACCACCAATCCGGTTAGCAACCCTTCCAAGACTGGCTCCAAAATAACTTGTACCATTCTGCACCAAGTAACTTCAATAGGTGAAAACAAATAGCGCTAAATTTTCTTCAATGTACTTCACATCAATCCAAAAGATGGAAGTTTCATCTGATATTATAGTCTAGGAACGCGGTGCTTGTGAGGCAAAAATTACAATTAGACAGTGAAATGACTGGATTTTGACATGGTACAATTCAAGCAGGGGCGGCTAAAGAATTTGGTGACTTAAAACTAAATCTCTATAAGAGGCTTTGAACTTCATTTCATGAAATTCACACATCTAAGAAACAAAGGATTTACTTTCTAAGCTATATATAACTCAAACGAGACCAAGAGAAAAGCTGATATAGTAAACAAATTGTGGCAAAAGAAATGAAATGTACACAAAAGAGGACAAATCATGATCCAAATTGGTGGTAAATGTACTAATCTATGAGAATAAAATTACTGTAGTTTAGCCACTCATCTGTATCACCTCAACTAAATcccaaaaattagaaaattaacaTCAAATTGGAAATTTCTATTAATGATAGCTATAACACTATATATAGCCTACTAATTTTTCGGTGCCTAAAGCAAAGGCTTTAATTGTATTTTGTCCTTGAGCCAGCCATGATTCAAGGAACCGATGCTATTGACTTATGAGACCCAGAGCCACAATGAAATGTTGTAGTAACAACAAAGAAAGTTCTTAGAGAAGGGCAAATTGGAATAGGCACATTCAAATACAAATGAACAAATTTAAAGTGAACGAACCATGTATTCCTCGATGGTGTCATATCCCAAAACGACATCACCTACTTTACCTGGAAAGGGGCAAGACAAAATAAGACTTACACAATACCGATTGAGGATAAGATTTTTCATATGATCACTCAACTAATAGTCATTATTTTAGTAAGTCATCAGAAAACGAATAGTACTTGTAACTGTTAATTGAGTGACCATCTGAAAAATCAACTCTACAAATTTACCGTCAAGAAGGTAAAAAGACAGAATGTGTACATACCATTCTTATCAGGAACAAGAACGGAGATGATTGTGGCACCATAATTGGTGATCTTAATAGAGAAATCTCCTTTCTTTAACTCATAGATTCCTATCTTGTTGCCTGTAACACTAGCAGCAACCAATAGAGGAAAAATGAAGAGCAAACAGATGAACAAATTATTAATCATTGAAGACATAGTCAATTCCTCTGTTTTGTAGACTTGTTAAGAGTGTCTTAATGACAGCCTTGAATTTACAGTACACCTCCATTCATTTGGCATTATTATATTTGTGGGATTTGATTATTACAAGCATGTGAACAATAAGACAACTTGTCTGTCAAATGATCTGCCGGGGAATAGGATAGCTCCGGTTAAAATAGACAATAATGAGTGTGAACTCCCGAATTTGATTAGTCAGAGTCTGAAACTGACTAGTGAGTTGACgataaaattagaaataaataaataaaaagatgattttattatattagctatattaattttaagttattttaactattacaaaaaaaataatataatttataacaaaaataaaaatattcataatgaGTGTAAAGTCTTGAAATAGACAGATTccaattattttatgtttatttggtACAAAAAGACGGGTTTCCCGTTATCTTATGTAGTAGTCGCCCTCCCCACGTTAACTCCTTTCTTTACGCGAATCGTTTTTTATTtggttaaaaataataatgaaattttagtcatttttaaattataaattttgtccAGAAAATGAAATATATTATTGAAACAGATGATCATtacatttaaataaattataataaaaattatacgGTTGAAATTTCATTATTATTCTTATAAGATTTTTTATTTCACTAAATATAAAGAAGCTCTAATACAAATTGGGTATTATTCCACCTAATTTTTGCTAGGTGGCTGTGATAACTTGTAAATACAAAAATGGCACCCACGTTGGCGGGATCTTATTCTGGAAATACTTCCATTATATTATTTGGCATAAAAGATACACATTTTTACTTGAcactttgaaatttttatttaatatctattACTAGGATTTACCTTATGAAATTCtcattattaattatactttaaaaatttaaatttaactaCTAATACTTTATGTAGTTACTtaacaataatgataatattgataaaagtaaatttttgtttgttaaaaatgaagaaataaaaaaatagtttgttATAACATACAAGTAAAAAGGAACCGAGAGAGCAGGGGTGACTCAAACAAATACGTGGCCTAAGGTCAAAATCTAACGGAagccttaaatttttaagaaaaattaattgtttttacaaagtctacttttaaaattatataatcgatttcttctaataattttgttttattaataatatagtcAATGCATTAAATTTTGCTTGAGACATAGTTCTCTAGACCAGATATAACAAACTCCTTCTAAATTTCatttgtataaaaaaattattttttctacaaatagtatttaatatattttttaaaatttgtaaccTATTatttccaaaaaattaaaataatgccGGCCTAAGGGGGCTGCCTTTCTTCCCAAGAGAGTGATTAAATTCAAACCACATGTGTTTGCCATTTGTAGAATTATACATGTTAAATCATGTGTATTTCATAATCAGTGTTTTCTGGGTCAGAGGAAATTAAAGTATAAACATCTCCATCTTTTGCTTTAAGAAGTAAGAACCTTCATGACATTATTGGTTTCAGATGGACTGACATTATTTAAGACGTTTCATAAACATCTCAATTATTTCGTGTTGTATGACTGTCACGATTCAAACAGAGGCGTTAGCAGTAACGGACATTCCAAATTAATAAGGTTCGAGATGATCTCACTATTCGAGTTGAGGTCCTAGCTGTGACGGACATTCCAAATCAGTAAAGGTCTGAGATGACCCTTATATTACATCCTAAGTATAATCATAAATAAAGTGCGGAATTTGATCCATAATTATGAAGAAGTCCAACTTAAATGACAATTCAAACTCAAGtctttaaataagaaataaaaatatttgtccTACTCAATGTACGAAGCCTCCAACATTATAAATAGAAATCCTAATTCAGGACATGactccaaaaatatcataaaacaagATAGTCCAAGTTTAACTAAAAGAGAAGATATGTCTTCCGAAAGATGGATGGTTCATCACTTGCTAGCTGTTGTGCTAAATGAATCGTAATGTTGGGCAGAATCAAAGAATATAGCGTTCGGGGACAGTCAGGACGATAAGCACTGACATGCAATTCAAAGAAGTGGGGACTCAAGCAGTTTATAAAACAATTTATAAAACTCATATCATAAgctcttaataaaaataatgagaagCAAGTGACTTAAAGCATAAAAGAGACATAATCTCTTGAAACATTTAATTCTGGATTATGCAGGTTGTACCGACATTAAGTAACTCACGGACTATATGGGTCTAGTTCATACCCAACTGACGGAGCCTCAATCCATGTTAGCCGCATGGACTAAGGAATTCATCATTAGGTCATTATATCATAAACATAACTGCATACCTCTGCGCAAAGTAAGCATATTTCGATTGTCCATTTTTCAGGACAAAACTTCTCACGTCAGCAAACATGATTTCAAGCATTGGTCACAAGGATTACACTTTGGTGAAACTACACGAACCTCTTTGAGCccaatcaaaatatttttcataaccttTATTCATAGTGTTTTATTAACGCATTCATATTTTTTGTATCATCgtaccaagactttcaagtcattcatatcatggCAAAATCATTATAATCAAACATTATTGACTCTTAAccccatcattcaaaatcataaacataatcgTATTAAATTTCCATAAGAATCTTAAAACATGTCATAAAGTTCAATACATTCATCAGTTCAAAGAACGGGGTGACATACTCATGCATTATTGTAATATTCAAAACAATTTTTAAAGACTTAATGATGATAATTTCATCACTTAACCTTTCGAATTCATATATACAAGCACACCTTTTTCAAATAGTCGTTTCCAGTATCAAAACACTCTAATAGTGATTAGAAGACAATTTATATATAACATGAGGAAATCAGTATTAAACTTATCGTAAATGTAATTCTCAACCCTAGTTCCAAACCGTcaatataatatacataaatacTATTTAAATTAACACTTTGTAATAGTAGGTGATGTAGGGAGTGTTTAACATGCCTTATCGATAGCCCCTTGCGCTGGCTTATGTGATGCAGGGGGCCAAAGCACGGCCTTCCCCCATGCGACGCACAGTCCCATTTTATGTCCAAAACTCCCCCAAAGTTCCCGAACTCATCCCACAATGTTTTCTACTCATTCTAAGGGTCATTTCTAAGACAAAACGAgacttaattatatatataagattcctgagtatggctggaataggatagtttgtCCTTATTGTCTCATTGGCTTGCTTATGTGGTTGCTGGACATTTGGATGTAGTTTTCCATTCTgcttatatattatatatatctgcattatctttggagctatATATATATTGAGCAGTTGCATTTCATGTTCGTCGTGGATCTAAGAAAGTGGTAAGTGTATACTTAGAACGATGAGGCCATAACGGGAGGACTCATTCAGGTTTCAAAAAATGCAATCAATTCTCTAGTATAGTTATGCAAGTTTTGTAGAGTGACAAAAGGTGTGTTAGTTGTCTCATTAGTGATATTGTGAATAAGTATGTCAATCTTTGAATGTTGAAGTTTTATTTCTCATAAAACATATAACCTTGATACAAAAATCAATTCAAGTAGACGATATTATTATGAGGATACAAGCAAACTCTTCTATTATTTCTTGATGGAGAAAGCATACAACACCGAGTGCGAGTAAGTCTTTCCTGGATTCACAATTGTGGACGGGAAATTTGGGTGATTCACAGCGTCAGGATAGCCTTGAGTCTCCAAAGACAATGCTGAACGAGGCTGATACACATATCCACCTTTCCCTTTTACATTAACGATCCAGTTTGCAGTGTAGAAATGCACACAAGGTGCAGTTGCATGTATATCCATCACTCTTCCTGATTTCTTGTCGTAAACTACTGCCACTGGTTTCATTTTTTTATTGCTGTCGAGCACATAGTTTCTGTCATATCCAATTTTGATTTTATCGATCCTGCTCCCCACCTTAAGAGGTTTAAGGAAGTCGTAAGGCGTGTTCTTGACAGGGGCGATTTCGCCTGTGGGAATGAGCTGTTCATCAACTGGGGTAATGTGTGATGCATAGATTTGAACAACCTGGGATAACACGTTGCCACTGTTGTGACCACCGAGGTTCCAGTAAGGGTGGTGAGACAAGCTAATCGGAGTGGCCTTGTTCAATGCTTTTGCTTTAAATTCGACACTAAGTTTGTAAGGATCTTTCAATGCAAAGGTAACAGAGACAAGAACATCACCAGGAAAGCCTACACATAAGAAAGCAATCAATGGACGCGATTCATTAATCAGTAGACTTCTTCAAAATGACACTAAGACTACCTTCTTCGCCATCAGCACTGTGGTAGGTTAGAGTTAAGTGAGGACAAGGACCATCTTTGACATACTCACTCACCTTCCAAACAACAAAGCTAAATCCTTTAGGACCACCTGTATTTTGAAGTTTTACTAGATAAGAGAAGGAAATTTGGGAAAAACTGTAAGAGAAAGCATAGTTAAAAGGAATACCATGAATTGTGTTATTGCCTTCATTCGGGACAAGCTTATAAACAGTTCCATTCAAAGTAAATTGAGCACCACCAATCCGGTTAACAACCCTTCCAAGTAGGGCTCCGAAATAACGTGTTTCATTCTGCACAAATCACTTCCATATTAATTAGTTTATCGTAACACAGTATACTTTGTGCATCGGGCTGCCCTTATTAGTCTATGCATAGCAAGATTTGAGTATCTGATTCAGAGAGTAGCCTAAGAGCAAAATCATCTATTAAATACAATGAAGAGAGTGAACTAACCACGTATTCCTTGATGGTGTCATATCCAAGAACAACATCATTTATTTTTCCTACAAATCAACATACATAAGACTGATTTCTACAAGAACtcccaaatcaagaaaattaaaacaaaaacataggtaaaaaaaaagacaagacATACCATTCTTATCAGGTAGAAAAACAGAAATGATTCTGGCACCATAATTGGTAATCTTAACAGAGAAATCTCCTTTCTTTAACTCATATATCCCTATATCGCAGCCTGAAACTCTACCAGCAGCCAACAGATGAAGAATGAAAAAACAGATCAACAGACTAATAACCTTTGAAGACATGATCAAATCAGCTCCTCTTGTTTTGAGACTTCAGTGTGTGTTGGTTTTTTCTAAGATGGTGCAACAAAGAGGTCGAAAGTATTGACTGAAATTGTCTCCCTGTAGTTTTATTAAGTGGAACTTTAAAAACATAATCTGCATTACAAGAATTCAACAAATTAGATTAGTCCTAAAACTAAGTAACTTATTATGGTAAAACAATTACTGCAGAAAAGCAAATTTTCAGTGCTTTATTGTGACAGTTTCTTCAGGCTTTTAATTATTTGCTCCTCCAATTCATTTGGCAAGTGGCAATATTATTGGTATTAGATTATTATCTCCATGTGAGAGGAAAGTAAAAAACTTGTCTGTCAAATAATGGGCGCGAAAACGGGATAACGCcattaaaaattgataatggTTTGAGTGTGGCAGTATTAATTAAGACTGCGAGAATCAAGTTACCCATTTCTATATTTTATGTATTGTCACGTAAAGTACTCCTTATTACTTGTCTATATTATTAAAAGTGACGTTCCAAATaactttttaatttataaaattaagataaaattaattcaattttcttgttttgcccttaaattattttttaaaaaagcataAATGCTGTAAAGTTTTTCGATTGTTAATCTTGGTAATAATGGATAAGGCGAGCTTATTGAAAAGGGTAAAAGGATAAACTAACAAAAgtactctttttatttattactatttctTAATGCAATAAAGAGAAAGGTGGACAAATAGTAGttgtaaaacaaaaataaaatggcaCCCACTTTGGCGTGATTCTTATTctagaaataattaaaaacttgggAGAAACTTTTGGCTTAAAAATAACAAAGTATATATAAAAGTCAACTACATGATCCGCCATTTCCTGAATTCAACTTTTTAAATACCCCTAAATTTGGCCTTCCTGTTTTGGCCCTTCAGCCTCATGAAAATGTGTTAATTTCACACAGTAGAGTTAATTTTTATGGAGAAGTGTGATCAGAACACTCAATGGAGACGATTAACTAAAACAAGTTTTGATTTGTTCCATAAAGGAAAAATACGTATACACACACAAAACTATCCACTTGAAAAACAGTGAGCCAAAGTGTCGGGTgttttatttgtcaaaaacaagcAATGGTGGAAAACCCTAATAAGAATTCCAGTATTTCATGATTGAGAATGTATACAACAATTTGTGAACGTAGACCTTCCCTGGAGTCACAATTGTTGAAGGAAAATTAGGGTGATTCACAGCGTCGGGGAACCCTTGAGTCTCAAAACACAATGCTGCATGAGGCTGATACACATATCCACCTTTCCCCTTCTGAATAAGGGAGTTTGCAGTGTAGAATTGGACACCAGGTGCAGACGCTTCTACTTCCATAACTCTTCCTGACTTTTCATCATGAACTATTGCCACGTGCTTCATTTTTTCAGCGCTGTCGAGTGCATAGTTGATGTCATATCCACTTTGGAGTTCCTTGATCTGGCTCCCCACTCTACGGGGTTTAAGGAAATCATACGGCGTGTTCTCGACAGGAGAAATTTCGCCTGTAGGAATGAGGTACTTATCTACTGGAGTGACGTGTGATGCAAAGATT comes from Capsicum annuum cultivar UCD-10X-F1 chromosome 2, UCD10Xv1.1, whole genome shotgun sequence and encodes:
- the LOC107860543 gene encoding galactose mutarotase yields the protein MSSKFSLLICLFFILHLLAASSVTGRKIGIYEIKKGDFSVKVTNYGATIISVLLPDKNGKIGDVVLGYDTIKEYKNGTSYFGAALGRVANRIGGAQFTLNGTHYNLVANEGVNMLHGGLKGFSKVVWKVSKYVQDGPSPYITLTYHSADGEEGFPGDVLVSVTYALKDHYKLSVVFKAKALNKATPINLSHHPYWNIGGHNSGDVLSQVVQIFGSHITPLDKQHIPTGAISPVKHTPYDFLKPSKVGSRIGEIQNGYDINYALDSTEKMKPVAIVYDKKSGRVMDIKATAPGVQFYTANFVINTKGKGGYVYQPHSALCLETQGFPDAVNHPNFPSTIVTPGKSYVHSILYTFSIKKY
- the LOC107860544 gene encoding galactose mutarotase, translating into MSSMINNLFICLLFIFPLLVAASVTGNKIGIYELKKGDFSIKITNYGATIISVLVPDKNGKVGDVVLGYDTIEEYMNGTSYFGASLGRVANRIGGAQFTLNGTHYKLVPNEGKNMLHGGLKGFSKVVWKVKKFVQDGPRPCITLTYFSADGEEGFPGAVLASVTFALKDPYKLSVVFKAKALNKATPINLSHHPYWNIGGHDSGDILSNVLQIFGSHITLVDKELIPTGKIAPVKNTPYDFLKPHKVGSRINKLQNGYDINYALDSTAKMKPVGIVYDKKSGRVMDVKASAPGVQFYTSNWDRSMKGKGGFMYQPHAALSLETLVFPDAVNHPNFPSSIVNPGERYVHSVLYTFSIKK
- the LOC107861459 gene encoding galactose mutarotase, encoding MSSKVISLLICFFILHLLAAGRVSGCDIGIYELKKGDFSVKITNYGARIISVFLPDKNGKINDVVLGYDTIKEYVNETRYFGALLGRVVNRIGGAQFTLNGTVYKLVPNEGNNTIHGGPKGFSFVVWKVSEYVKDGPCPHLTLTYHSADGEEGFPGDVLVSVTFALKDPYKLSVEFKAKALNKATPISLSHHPYWNLGGHNSGNVLSQVVQIYASHITPVDEQLIPTGEIAPVKNTPYDFLKPLKVGSRIDKIKIGYDRNYVLDSNKKMKPVAVVYDKKSGRVMDIHATAPCVHFYTANWIVNVKGKGGYVYQPRSALSLETQGYPDAVNHPNFPSTIVNPGKTYSHSVLYAFSIKK